The Penicillium digitatum chromosome 6, complete sequence genome contains the following window.
TGTTCTTCCAAAGCACAGTCCGCGATGTCATCACAGAGCACTTTGAGCGCGAGAAAGCCGCGGGGCGGGAGATCTGGCCGGCGAAGCCGAAGGTGACATGCAACGCAAATCTTAATGAGAAGGATGAGCAGATTTGTGCGGCCCTGGCCTGTGGAGCTCAGAAAGAGGTTTTGGCGTGGTGATTGTTAGGTGTTTCTCTATCGGGTTCTCTGTAATTAGTTTATGATGTGTGGACTTTCTTGATCTGATTTTagccttcttcttttcatctttACCATGTCAGCAATGAGATCTTGTTTCAAAAGACGACCATATTGCGTCTCTTCATGTTGGCTATCATGTACATCCATCACGCCGATTCTCACCCTTCTTCGACTCCATTTCTTGCCGCCTCCTCATACCGTAAAATCTCAGCTGGCTGACTGTAGATGGTCCCGGtagttttctttttaaaAGTCAACTGGCTTCTTCACTACCTCACCGTCTTCTCGGGGACACAGGTGCAAGTGTAACCAAAGTTGACATTTTCATTCGGTCGATCTCCAGGTGCAGGGGATACTGGTGTGGTTGTTAAGCCCCTCGTGACGGTTAATGATGAGGGTTACTCCTAGGGAGGAGGGGAATTAATGTGCGGTACAGGCACACGCCGGCAGCAAACACAAGAAGCTGTCAATGCCCGAGAAACCAGGCAGACAAATCAGGCATACACATGGCCTACAGGAGAATTGGCAAACTTTCGCACAGGAAGCCAAGATAAAAGCGAAAGCAGATCCCCTATAAGCTTAGTTGAGCCAATTAAAGGGGACGAAAGACCACAAAGAGGCGAAAATCGACCGGCGTCTGAAATGTTGAGACATTTTGGGCCGTCAACACACGCTAACCTCCTTCTGCCTAAGGATGCCTAGAAATAGCGCCAAACAACATCCGCATCGGGTCTAGCAAGGAAGGGAAGATTGATAAGAAGGTCTGATACCATCTTTTCTAATAAAAATTGGTATCCTCCATAGCAAAAGAGCATGGCCTCAGTCAATATCCCCCCGGAGCTACTTGCGATCATCACGTCTCTATCGAACACGGAAACCCTCAAGGCCCTGAGGCTGACAAACCACATGCTATGCGTCTTCGCAACCAGTTCATTGTTCTCCACAATTTCACTGTACACCGACGATAAAAGCTGTGAGGCTTTCGAATCTGTTATAACACATACGCAGTTGAAAGAACAGGTCCACAAGATTCGCCTCAATACTGTCGAGGTCGACTATGTAAGTGATGTATCGAACTGAGGTGGAGCATTCTGAACTACTGTCCCCTCAATGGTTGGCTCATATGTAGCGCACTAGGACTCCGATGGGGATCACGAAGGACTTGAGCTACCTTTCAGATGGAAGGAGCTCCTACCTATGCTTCGGAAAATTCCAAACCTTGAAAGCGTCGTTCTGCGCTTCGACAAAAACGGCACGGGCGATGACAGTTATAGTGAGGCACCCCAGTCAGTTGATTACCGAGGAACCATCTTGCGATGGCTGAGTGCAGCGCTGGTTACTTTAAAGCGACCATTGAAAGAACTAGGGATCCAGAACCACCAGAATGTGACACCATCGAACACAGATCTACAGCAAGTATTGTGCACATTGAGCTCGTTGAGACTGAATGTTTTGCATGAATCCGAACCTGCGTGCCCTGAAAACGAAATCGAGGTTTGCAAATCACCCAAGCTTATCCACAGTTGCAAAATATGCCTCGGGATCATTCCTCGTGCTAATTCGACGAACTTTCTGGCAGAAAGACGAAGTGCAAGAATTCTACGCACGTGTACTGCCGTCAATCTGGCTAAAACCCACGATGGGATCACTCCGGAAGCTCTCTCTCTACTCCAATTTTTACTGGGGGTTTTATCCCAAACTCAGTCTCGAAAGTATTCATTGCCCAAATTTACAGTCGCTCACCTTGGGAAACTTTTGTTTTTTCGAAGACCAGCAGGTCGACTGGATTCTGTCCCACTCATCAACCCTTGAAGAACTTCATCTTGACGATTGTCCGATTTTGTTCCGAGCGAGAATACTGAATGACGAAGACCAGCTTGCCAAGTGTCCGATACCGAGATCCAGAATGAAGTTATACTCTGATGAAAGGTGGAGCGATGCCTGGCACTACCATTATCCACGCCAGTGGAATGGCCATTTTGCCTCCTTTGAGACAGGTCTTCCACATCTCCGTCGGTTTGCAATTGGTCACAATGGAGCATGGGATTCAGATTCGGGGTATGGGGTGCCATTTGAGAAAGAACTGGACCTGGTGCCGGCATTGATGCATGACCGGTACATGGCATTTGATGGTGGTCTCGGACCCTCCCAGTTTCTTTCACCAAGGTGGAACGATGGAGCGCAGGAGTGGCCACAGTGTGATGACACAGACCGTGAGGCTTTGAAGGCATTGTATTGGAAGATCAAGCAGCAGGTAGACTATGGAGAGTTTACTGTAGGAGATCACGAGGTGGTCGATTTGGTAGAACCTCATCCCTGATGAACCGAATCAACTGAATGACCAAAACAAGCAACTGTTCTAGATTTCTTTTATAGAAGAGCTCCGAGCTCATTTTACTTTCGTTCCCTTTGTCCCAGGTTGTGAATCTCTATATCTCCTGGAGATGTGAGTCCAAGTCCACAGTGACAGAGATCTAGAATTAATAAATGCTGCTGTTTCATTGGCCCACAAAGTGGGggagatcacggcacgtgatccAGAAGTTCTGGAAAAGTAAAAGCCGGACCAATCACAAGGCGATGATAGCCGGGTATGTAAG
Protein-coding sequences here:
- a CDS encoding Aromatic-ring-hydroxylating dioxygenase, alpha subunit, yielding MASVNIPPELLAIITSLSNTETLKALRLTNHMLCVFATSSLFSTISLYTDDKSCEAFESVITHTQLKEQVHKIRLNTVEVDYDSDGDHEGLELPFRWKELLPMLRKIPNLESVVLRFDKNGTGDDSYSEAPQSVDYRGTILRWLSAALVTLKRPLKELGIQNHQNVTPSNTDLQQVLCTLSSLRLNVLHESEPACPENEIEKDEVQEFYARVLPSIWLKPTMGSLRKLSLYSNFYWGFYPKLSLESIHCPNLQSLTLGNFCFFEDQQVDWILSHSSTLEELHLDDCPILFRARILNDEDQLAKCPIPRSRMKLYSDERWSDAWHYHYPRQWNGHFASFETGLPHLRRFAIGHNGAWDSDSGYGVPFEKELDLVPALMHDRYMAFDGGLGPSQFLSPRWNDGAQEWPQCDDTDREALKALYWKIKQQVDYGEFTVGDHEVVDLVEPHP